The region TGAGTGTGTCGGCGCGTGAGCAAGGCAGTGGTGTTGAGGCGCAAATTGCCGTCAAACCCTCTTATGGTCTGGCCGATGACCAGATTGCCCGCATGCTGGCCGAGAGTTTCACCACTGCCGAGGCCGATATGCAGGCCCGCGCTGTGCTTGAGGCGCGGGTGGATGCGGACCGCATGATTCTGGCCACGGTGAGCGCCCTGAATGCGGATGGTGATTTGCTCAGTGATGGCGAACGCGCCGAGATTGACCGCCTGATGCAAGACGTGCAGGCTGCCCGCACACTCACCGATGCCAAAGCCATTGAAACCATCACGCTGGCCTTGGCCAAGGGCACCGAAGCCTTTGCCGCGCTGCGTATGAACCGTGGCATCCAGCACGCGCTGGCTGGCAAAAACATTGCAACCATTTAAGTAACAGGACCTTGCGGGTCAGACCACTTTGCACAACCAATGTGTTCTGACCCCAACCAATGACTATGCCCATCATCAAAATCCTGCCCCACGCCGAATACTGTCCCCAGGGCGCTGAAGTGAGCGCACCGGCGGGTACGTCCATTTGTGAAGCGCTGCTGGAGCACCACATCAACATCGAGCACGCCTGCGAGATGAGCTGCGCCTGCACCACCTGCCATGTGATCGTCAAGGAGGGTTTTGAGTCGCTGGCCCCGTCCGAGGAAGAAGAGGACGACCTGCTGGATCGCGCCTGGGGCCTGCAACCCAACTCGCGCCTGAGCTGCCAGGCCATTCTGGCGCAGAAAAATCTGGTGATCGAGATACCCAAATACTCCATCAACCACGCCAAAGAGAATCATTGAAACTTTGCAGGACAGATCTTTAGCGCTGTCCCCAATTGACTATGCGACAAATATTTCTCGACACCGAAACCACCGGTCTGTCTGCCGACAACGGTGACCGCATCATTGAAATTGGTTGCGTGGAGATGCTGCACCGCAAGCTCACTGGCAAC is a window of Rhodoferax lithotrophicus DNA encoding:
- the fdx gene encoding ISC system 2Fe-2S type ferredoxin — encoded protein: MPIIKILPHAEYCPQGAEVSAPAGTSICEALLEHHINIEHACEMSCACTTCHVIVKEGFESLAPSEEEEDDLLDRAWGLQPNSRLSCQAILAQKNLVIEIPKYSINHAKENH